Proteins encoded together in one Anguilla anguilla isolate fAngAng1 chromosome 9, fAngAng1.pri, whole genome shotgun sequence window:
- the aatf gene encoding protein AATF isoform X2, with amino-acid sequence MATSISQELEDLLNPLPKFADPEDDQDEETNAKLIEKFDEGEDDDDEGAAVSRLRAHASAPLSETDRRYLGKATSRKQLQQDSEGSGDEEDDEEEEIDEEDDVEDEEQLDEGRDLSAEEEDGDEGRSAESDEEGIAQMKTLVRKMKGTDFGFPAEADLFKLTEGMDDLGESEEEEEGTGDSEEEDGDSEEDEDGSEEDDEEEKMQDDDEGAVLTFSKEKVSDEVEKGKAVKNQLALWDQLLEGRIKLQKALLTANQLPQPLAFPEFKRRGGPEFAGALKNSHKALKALQRSLVELQDVLLHQTPETRAVALGRAPGPHSEDEEVKSDQEEEEDLDQDEEKRPPKRKLEMSEYPEFMAKRFAAFQPYRDATLQKWHDKTRLSMGKMGKGFAAFDRSILTQVEQVLMDKERLLRRTQTKRSEYRVLGRADPATSDPTGATADEQTEEVALKANAHLKDLDEEIFDDDDFYHQLLRELIERKTSAADPNDQVAMGRQWLAIQKLRSKIKRKVDTKASKGRKVRFHVHGKLVNFMAPIDHSCVSDDARTELFRSLFGKNSAFDGTPRE; translated from the exons ATGGCTACCTCTATATCACAGGAGCTCGAGGATTTATTAAACCCATTACCGAAATTTGCAGACCCTGAGGACGACCAGGATGAAG AGACCAACGCTAAGCTAATAGAGAAGTTTGACGAGGGCGAGGATGACGACGACGAAGGCGCGGCTGTCAGCAGGCTGCGCGCGCACGCGTCCGCTCCTCTGTCCGAAACGGACCGCCGGTACCTGGGAAAGGCGACGTCGCgaaagcagctgcagcaggactcGGAGGGTTCCG GAGATGAAGAGGATGACGAAGAAGAGGAAATTGACGAAGAGGATGATGTTGAAGATGAAGAGCAGCTTGATGAAGGCAGGGACCTGTCGGCggaagaggaagatggagaTGAGGGCAGAAGTGCTGAAAGCGATGAGGAAGGCATAGCTCAGATGAAGACGCTGGTGAGGAAGATGAAGGGCACGGATTTTGGCTTTCCCGCCGAGGCTGACCTCTTCAAGCTGACCGAGGGGATGGACGATCTcggagagagtgaggaggaggaggaggggacggGGGACTCTGAGGAAGAGGACGGAGATAGCGAGGAGGATGAAGATGGGAGTGAGGAAGACGATGAAGAGGAGAAGATGCAGGATGACGATGAGGGTGCTGTGCTGAcgttttcaaaagaaaaagtcAGTGATGAGGTGGAAAAAGGGAAGGCGGTGAAAAATCAACTTG CTCTGTGGGACCAGCTGCTGGAAGGACGAATCAAACTTCAGAAAGCTCtgctgacagccaatcagcttcccCAGCCGCTTGCCTTCCCAGAGTTCAAGAGGAGGGGCGGGCCAGAGTTCGCAGGAGCACTGAAGAACA GTCACAAGGCCCTGAAGGCCCTGCAGAGGTCCCTCGTGGAGCTGCAGGACGTGCTCCTGCACCAGACCCCGGAGACCCGGGCCGTCGCGCTGGgccgggccccggggccccacAG TGAGGATGAAGAAGTGAAAAGCGatcaggaggaagaggaggacctGGACCAGGACGAGGAGAAAAGGCCCCCGAAACGCAAGCTGGAAATGTCGGAGTACCCCGAATTCATGGCCAAGCGCTTCGCTGCCTTCCAGCCCTACCGTGACGCCACTCTGCAGAAATGGCACGACAAGACCCGTCTGTCCATGGGGAAAATGGGCAAG GGCTTCGCGGCTTTCGACAGGAGCATCCTGACGCAGGTGGAGCAGGTGCTCATGGACAAGGAGAGGCTGCTCCGTCGCACCCAGACCAAGAGGTCAGAGTACCGGGTCCTGGGCCGGGCTGACCCCGCGACCTCTGACCCGACCGGAGCCACGGCAGACGAGCAG acgGAGGAGGTAGCACTGAAGGCCAACGCACATCTCAAAGACCTGGATGAAGAAATCTTTGATGACGACGATTTCTATCACCAG CTCCTGAGAGAGCTCATCGAGCGGAAGACCAGCGCTGCTGACCCCAATGACCAGGTGGCCATGGGAAG GCAGTGGCTGGCCATACAGAAACTGCGCAGTAAGATAAAAAGGAAGGTGGACACCAAGGCCAGCAAGGGCCGCAAAGtcag gTTCCACGTGCACGGCAAGCTGGTGAACTTCATGGCTCCTATTGACCACAGCTGCGTGAGTGATGACGCCCG
- the aatf gene encoding protein AATF isoform X1 — protein MATSISQELEDLLNPLPKFADPEDDQDEETNAKLIEKFDEGEDDDDEGAAVSRLRAHASAPLSETDRRYLGKATSRKQLQQDSEGSGDEEDDEEEEIDEEDDVEDEEQLDEGRDLSAEEEDGDEGRSAESDEEGIAQMKTLVRKMKGTDFGFPAEADLFKLTEGMDDLGESEEEEEGTGDSEEEDGDSEEDEDGSEEDDEEEKMQDDDEGAVLTFSKEKVSDEVEKGKAVKNQLALWDQLLEGRIKLQKALLTANQLPQPLAFPEFKRRGGPEFAGALKNSHKALKALQRSLVELQDVLLHQTPETRAVALGRAPGPHSEDEEVKSDQEEEEDLDQDEEKRPPKRKLEMSEYPEFMAKRFAAFQPYRDATLQKWHDKTRLSMGKMGKGFAAFDRSILTQVEQVLMDKERLLRRTQTKRSEYRVLGRADPATSDPTGATADEQTEEVALKANAHLKDLDEEIFDDDDFYHQLLRELIERKTSAADPNDQVAMGRQWLAIQKLRSKIKRKVDTKASKGRKVRFHVHGKLVNFMAPIDHSCVSDDAR, from the exons ATGGCTACCTCTATATCACAGGAGCTCGAGGATTTATTAAACCCATTACCGAAATTTGCAGACCCTGAGGACGACCAGGATGAAG AGACCAACGCTAAGCTAATAGAGAAGTTTGACGAGGGCGAGGATGACGACGACGAAGGCGCGGCTGTCAGCAGGCTGCGCGCGCACGCGTCCGCTCCTCTGTCCGAAACGGACCGCCGGTACCTGGGAAAGGCGACGTCGCgaaagcagctgcagcaggactcGGAGGGTTCCG GAGATGAAGAGGATGACGAAGAAGAGGAAATTGACGAAGAGGATGATGTTGAAGATGAAGAGCAGCTTGATGAAGGCAGGGACCTGTCGGCggaagaggaagatggagaTGAGGGCAGAAGTGCTGAAAGCGATGAGGAAGGCATAGCTCAGATGAAGACGCTGGTGAGGAAGATGAAGGGCACGGATTTTGGCTTTCCCGCCGAGGCTGACCTCTTCAAGCTGACCGAGGGGATGGACGATCTcggagagagtgaggaggaggaggaggggacggGGGACTCTGAGGAAGAGGACGGAGATAGCGAGGAGGATGAAGATGGGAGTGAGGAAGACGATGAAGAGGAGAAGATGCAGGATGACGATGAGGGTGCTGTGCTGAcgttttcaaaagaaaaagtcAGTGATGAGGTGGAAAAAGGGAAGGCGGTGAAAAATCAACTTG CTCTGTGGGACCAGCTGCTGGAAGGACGAATCAAACTTCAGAAAGCTCtgctgacagccaatcagcttcccCAGCCGCTTGCCTTCCCAGAGTTCAAGAGGAGGGGCGGGCCAGAGTTCGCAGGAGCACTGAAGAACA GTCACAAGGCCCTGAAGGCCCTGCAGAGGTCCCTCGTGGAGCTGCAGGACGTGCTCCTGCACCAGACCCCGGAGACCCGGGCCGTCGCGCTGGgccgggccccggggccccacAG TGAGGATGAAGAAGTGAAAAGCGatcaggaggaagaggaggacctGGACCAGGACGAGGAGAAAAGGCCCCCGAAACGCAAGCTGGAAATGTCGGAGTACCCCGAATTCATGGCCAAGCGCTTCGCTGCCTTCCAGCCCTACCGTGACGCCACTCTGCAGAAATGGCACGACAAGACCCGTCTGTCCATGGGGAAAATGGGCAAG GGCTTCGCGGCTTTCGACAGGAGCATCCTGACGCAGGTGGAGCAGGTGCTCATGGACAAGGAGAGGCTGCTCCGTCGCACCCAGACCAAGAGGTCAGAGTACCGGGTCCTGGGCCGGGCTGACCCCGCGACCTCTGACCCGACCGGAGCCACGGCAGACGAGCAG acgGAGGAGGTAGCACTGAAGGCCAACGCACATCTCAAAGACCTGGATGAAGAAATCTTTGATGACGACGATTTCTATCACCAG CTCCTGAGAGAGCTCATCGAGCGGAAGACCAGCGCTGCTGACCCCAATGACCAGGTGGCCATGGGAAG GCAGTGGCTGGCCATACAGAAACTGCGCAGTAAGATAAAAAGGAAGGTGGACACCAAGGCCAGCAAGGGCCGCAAAGtcag gTTCCACGTGCACGGCAAGCTGGTGAACTTCATGGCTCCTATTGACCACAGCTGCGTGAGTGATGACGCCCGGTGA